In the Wyeomyia smithii strain HCP4-BCI-WySm-NY-G18 chromosome 2, ASM2978416v1, whole genome shotgun sequence genome, one interval contains:
- the LOC129722158 gene encoding uncharacterized protein LOC129722158 — protein sequence MSAACIICNNSSEKSEDCLLFPFPDKDESPVLYQKYLTVCGLQEESLPNGKDSSELFICLMHFESQCFVDTPTGLTLRAGSMPCLSMERIEIEAYVDEDFQILDEYMPLFNIKQTKVDPDLTVDLTSNDKNDDETNPTVETLLVTKMDDMEASIEEAITRGEIEIKTEAPEADEDIPDPFGNVKPPADGRYCILCEDDESKNPSCKLYVFPRKVPKIYRKWMQAAGLVADHYKNHDIYSCQRHFPENGFFADGKFVQSWATPSLNLPDRKKEIKASVSKAPSATIVLDSKAGPSASKPTSPRAKVLIKSNPANRKNAEALNIDPDSYAQTFAKVVMELMPKTINYNGEDRPVTGTIVFQSNLF from the exons ATGTCCGCCGCATGTATCATATGCAACAATTCTTCGGAGAAAAGTGAGGATTGTTTATTGTTTCCGTTTCCTGATAAAGACGAGTCTCCAGTATTGTATCAGAAATATCTTACGGTGTGCGGCCTACAGGAAGAATCTCTCCCCAATGGGAAGGACAGCTCGGAGCTGTTTATTTGCTTGATGCATTTTGAATCGCAGTGCTTCGTAGATACTCCGACCGGACTCACACTCAGAGCAGGGTCTATGCCATGCCTGAGTATGGAGCGAATCGAAATAGAAGCATACGTTGATGAAGATTTTCAGATTCTTGATGAGTACATGCCACTATTTAACATCAAGCAGACGAAGGTTGATCCAGACTTAACCGTAGATTTAACATCAAAT GATAAAAACGATGACGAGACTAATCCCACTGTTGAAACTCTACTAGTAACAAAGATGGATGACATGGAGGCATCAATAGAAGAAGCTATTACACGCGGTGAAATCGAAATCAAGACCGAAGCTCCAGAAGCAGACGAAGATATTCCGGATCCTTTCGGAAACGTAAAACCGCCTGCTGATGGCAGATATTGTATACTGTGTGAAGACGACGAAAGTAAAAATCCCTCCTGTAAATTATATGTCTTCCCACGAAAAGTCCCAAAAATCTATCGGAAATGGATGCAAGCTGCTGGTTTGGTTGCAGATCATTACAAAAATCACGACATATACAGTTGCCAGCGGCACTTTCCTGAGAACGGGTTTTTTGCCGACGGGAAATTTGTCCAAAGTTGGGCTACTCCAAGTTTGAACTTGCCTGACAGAAAGAAGGAGATTAAAGCCTCAGTATCAAAGGCACCTTCGGCAACTATTGTTCTTGACTCCAAAGCAGGTCCATCCGCTAGCAAACCTACGTCTCCAAGAGCGAAGGTTCTTATTAAATCAAACCCTGCGAACAGGAAAAACGCAGAAGCACTAAACATTGATCCCGATAGCTATGCGCAAACATTCGCGAAAGTTGTGATGGAGCT
- the LOC129721306 gene encoding uncharacterized protein LOC129721306, giving the protein MLKQVLTPRPAFQLLSYLRRTFLSEAYSCQDAWQSRLSTPVLEKVNHEALYYELEQKLHQKAKVSAIDIDIYANKLTDDSHIEEAADIMHKFRLTEETSNMLDSTQHAIIRCYVEHSHYSELIEMLNNRIGYGVFLDDYTANLTLDRLVTTNEFKWAARIATLLGLQEDFTNPITRSLATYACYRYVKSGEIGDFEDIAPAPVEEPTEGKKKKKEEIKVRVKFLRNEFFDDHFDLTSSKLLLGKTFYILGQHSENVVSNSCKLLGLVLHEKYARALDFIKNCKNIEISSEMVELAKTYLEKAEAKEDEHYLKLVELLNSTDAGFKLDSSSFEKMLLDDINKSVAENEERQIQEQKKTYSLWCNLRQQRLEEELERLQRAKRIQDLEKISREMEREEQKLWFFENEDKIDLQIDGKKVYYPKRWFGKKKKPRTVDEGYIPPEVRQRHHQQ; this is encoded by the exons ATGTTAAAACAAGTTTTAACACCTCGTCCGGCTTTCCAACTGCTTAGTTACTTGAGGCGAACATTCTTGTCAGAGGCATATTCCTGCCAAGATGCCTGGCAATCGCGGTTGTCAACACCGGTCTTAGAGAAGGTGAACCACGAAGCCTTGTACTACGAGTTGGAGCAAAAGCTGCACCAGAAAGCAAAGGTTTCGGCCATAGATATCGATATCTACGCTAACAAGCTGACTGATGATTCCCACATTGAAGAAGCGGCTGACATTATGCATAAGTTCCGGTTGACCGAAGAAACTTCCAATATGTTGGATTCTACTCAACATGCGATTATTCGATGTTACGTGGAACACAGTCACTACTCCGAGCTAATTGAGATGCTCAATAACCGGATTGGTTACGGTGTATTTCTGGATGATTACACGGCAAACCTAACATTGGACCGCCTTGTCACTACGAATGAGTTTAAATGGGCTGCACGTATCGCTACCCTACTAGGCCTGCAGGAAGATTTTACTAATCCAATAACCCGATCGTTAGCTACATACGCCTGTTACCGGTATGTAAAATCAGGGGAAATTGGCGACTTTGAAGATATTGCGCCAGCTCCAGTGGAAGAACCTACAGAgggcaaaaagaaaaagaaagaagagaTCAAGGTGCGTGTTAAGTTTCTGCGGAATGAATTTTTCGACGATCACTTCGATCTAACGAGTTCGAAATTGCTCTTGGGCAAAACTTTCTATATTCTTGGACAGCATAGTGAAAATGTTGTGAGTAACAGTTGCAAGCTTCTAGGGTTAGTTCTGCACGAGAAGTACGCACGGGCATTGGACTTTAttaaaaactgtaaaaatattgaaatcagCAGTGAAATGGTAGAGTTAGCTAAAACTTACTTAGAGAAAGCGGAAGCTAAAGAAGATGAACATTATTTGAAGCTAGTTGAGCTACTAAATAGTACGGACGCTGGTTTTAAGCTAGATAGTAGCAGCTTCGAAAAAATGTTGCTTGACGATATCAATAAAAGCGTTGCTGAAAATGAGGAACGACAAATCCAGGAACAGAAAAAG ACTTACAGTCTTTGGTGCAATTTGAGACAACAACGTTTAGAGGAAGAACTTGAACGATTGCAACGCGCCAAACGCATCCAGGATTTGGAAAAAATCAGCCGCGAGATGGAGCGAGAAGAGCAAAAATTGTGGTTCTTTGAAAACGAGGATAAAATCGATTTGCAAATCGATGGCAAAAAAGTTTATTATCCTAAGCGCTGGTTCGGTAAGAAAAAGAAACCACGTACCGTGGATGAAGGTTACATTCCACCAGAGGTTCGCCAACGTCACCACCAGCAATGA